DNA from Rubripirellula lacrimiformis:
CCATCGAAGGGGGTGGTGGAGTACGTCAAACCGGGACTGCGTGAGGGGAGCTACGTCGAAAAGGACGAACTGTTGCTGCGTCTATCACCGTTTTCGGTGGACGGAGTGTCACAGATCGATACGCAAATCATTGCGATTGAATCCAAGGAAGCGGCAGCCTGGTCCGGGCTGGAGGTGGCCAAGCAAGCCGTCATGCTTCAAGAAAGCGGTGGCAAAAGTCTGACCGAATCGCTGAAACAGGATCTGGAGGCTGCCAAACAAAAATGGGAACAATCCAGGAACGAAGTCTCTTCGCTGGAAGCTGAACTGCAGGACAAACGCAACCAATTGCGAATCGCCGAAGACGTTGCCGACAAAGGCTTGGTGTCCCGCGAGGAACTGTTCAGCAAACGACAGTCGGTCGAATCCCAAATCGCAAAAGTCCAGAAAGCACAGAACGCGGTCCACGAGTTATCGGCGGCGCTGATATCCAAAGAAGAAGAGATCGAATCGAAACTTCAAGACATCGCTATCAAGAACCGAAGTGCCGAACAAAAGGTGCTCGAATCGATGCAGAAGATCAACACGATCGAAAAAGAGGTTTTGGACCTACGCAATAAACGCGGCGAACTCGATCGGCTAGAGGTGCGTGCGCCGCGATCCGGCCGAATCCAGGAATGGTATGGCGTCGAAGGCAGCGACACGATCAAGGAAGGCGACCAGTTGTTTGTGATCGTGCCGGACACAGAAGTCCTGGCAGTGGAGATGAAGGTGAGTGGCAATGACATGCCGCTGATCCGAGAAGGGGCCCAGGTGCGGCTGCAGTTCGAAGGCTGGCCGGCCGTCCAATTTGTCGGATGGCCATCGGTCGCCGTCGGCACTTTTGGCGGAAAAGTCAACCGAGTTTTCCCGACCGACGACGGGAGAGGCAACTTTCGGGTGCTGGTGACCCCGGAAAATCATTTTGATCGGGAGAATGGTTGGCCGGATGACCGATACCTACGGCAGGGCGTCCGCGCAAACGGGTGGGTGCTGCTGAATCGTGTTCCTCTGGGCCAAGAGATATGGCGTCAATTGAACGGCTTCCCGCCGGTTGTCTCCCGGCAAGAGCCTTATCAACCCAAGGAAAAGTCCACCAAAGTCAAGTTGCCCAAGGCATGACCTTTCCATCCGACGCGAAACGAAGCCCACGGTTGATACCACCGCGGGGACTGTCGTCCATCGGCCTGCGGTCCCCGACTCTGCTGTTCGCTATTCTGCTGGTCCACATTCTGCTGGTCCACGTTGTCCTGTTTTCCGGTCGCACCCAGGCCGATGATCCATCGTCGGTTTCCGAGGGTGCGGTCGACACGATGACGTTTGCGCAGTTTTTGGCGATCACACAAGATGACCTGATCGATTCGTCGTCGGGCGCAACATCGGACGATCCTAGCGATCCCGATTCGTTGCCGGATCCGACGGGCTCCGCCCCAACCGGGTCGGCCGATCCAAACGCCGATCGTCCGCAAGCAGATTCCGATCGATACTCGGACGATGCGCTGATGCTTGCCGATGTCATCGCCAGTGTTTACAGGTCCTATCCAGAGATTCTACGCGCTCGCCAACAGGCTGGACTGACAAGCGGCGAGATGTTGTCGGCACGCGGCGCCTATGACACCAAGTTCTTGACGTACTCGCTTTCCGAGCCAACCGGGTTCTACGAAAACTACCGCAACGGCCTGAAACTGGCGCGCCAAAATTGGTGGGGTGGATATGTCGAAGCAGGCTATCGCATCGGACGCGGCTACTATCAACCCTGGTACAAAGAACGCCAAACCGATGACGCGGGCGAATTCAAACTGTCGATCGCACAACCGTTGTTGCAAGGCCGCGCCATCGACCCACAACGCGTGGCTGTTTTCCAAGCTGCATTGGCACAGCAATCCGTTGGCCCCGCCATTCAGCAAGCCCTGCTAGGTGTATCTCTAGAAGCGACGACGACCTATTGGCAGTGGGTCGCCTCGGGAGCGGCATTGCAAGCGCAGCGTGAACTGCTGCAACTAGCAGAAGAGCGCGGCCAGCAATACGAGGTCGGGGTGGAAGCAGGCAAGTTCGCCGAAATCGACCTGATTCTGAACCAGCAGTTGATCGCAGAACGATCGACCAAGGTGTTGGAAACCGAGCGTAAGTATCGCGAAACCAACTTCAAAATGGGCTTGTACCTGCGAGACGATTTGGGACGCCCGATCGTGCCTGACGATCAGTGGGTCCCACGACGCTTCCCCGACATTCAAGCTCCGCCGCCCAGCGACTTCCAAACGGACCTGGCCGCCGCATTGACGCGACGACCAGAACCACAAATCTTGCAGTATGAAATCCGTGGCATCCAACTCGATCGGCAACTCGCCAACAACCAAATGTTGCCGCGGTTCGAATTCATCGCCGAAGCATCGCAGGACATGGGCGAACCGGCGACGAAGTCGGATGATAAAGGTGAGTTCGAATTGGTGATCGGATTCACCAGCGAGGTCCCGATCCAACGACGCAAAGCACGCGGCAAAATCCAGTCGACGACGGCAAAGATCGCACAGACCAACGAAAAACTTCGCTTGGTTCGCGACAAGATCGGCGTCGAGCTGCGCACGGCTTACAACTCGCTGATGCTGTCCGGACAGATCGTCGATCAAGCCGAGGTTTCGTTGCGAACGGTCATCGAAACGCTGGATCGTTATCGGTTTGCCTTCGACCGAGGCAAGATCGACCTGATCTACCTGAACCTGCTGGAAACGAAAGCCAACGAGACCGAGATCAAGTTGATCGAAGCTCAACAGAATTGGTTCGCGGCGCTGGCACAGATGCAAATCGCACTGGGGTTGGATCCACTGGAACAGGCCATGACGGTGTCCTCCCTTCCGCCCAGCCAACTGCCCACCTCGCTGAATCTGCAGGACCCCAAAGATCAACCCGCCGAGGCGTTGCTGAAAGACTGGGGACTCCACGACCAAAAAGCACGCCAGCAAGCCGACTGATCCGCCGCCCACCGCGAAGGCATGCCCGGCTGCAGTATCGCTGCGTTCTGCACCGCAGTCCTGCGTGAACGCCCTCTTCGATCAGAGCTACCTTCATGTGATTTTGGTCACTGGACGTCTGCGGCCAAACCGATGGGGCAGCAAGCTTATAGCGTTCGGCGATCGCATCGCTGTCTAGAGATGCCGCGGTTGGCGAAATTCTTTGGCCAAATCCTCGCAAAACCAGCGATCGACTGATCGACGCAGGTCCCGGATTCCTGGTTGTTGGCCAAGCCCATCGGGGCATCCTTCTCAGCGATTTGTGGGCTATGGGTGAATAATTCCCGGTGGCCACTATCAAGCCGAGATCCTGTTCAACTTTGACTACAGCAACAACGTCGGTAACGTTGGATTCCTTGATCCGACCGAAGGCATCGCACGGCAGGCGGCCTTAGACACCGCGGGTCAATTGTTCTCGAACCTGTTTGGAAGCCATTTTTCCAACAGCGGAACGATTTCGTTTGCGGTCACCAGCACGAATGACACGGAATTAACGACGCTTGCGTCTGCGGGTTCGAACTTTGAAAAATCGCCAGGCACTTTTGGAGCCGGTGAAGTGATCCGAAACAAGCTGGTCTCTGGCTCTGACGTCAACGGAGCGAGTTTGGATGGGTATGTGGACGTGAATTGGGGCTACGCCTGGGAACTTGACCCGAATACACCAGCAGTTGCCCCGGGTGCAGGCCAAACGTTCGACTTCTACGCCGCGATGTTCCACGAATTTACACACGCACTGGGCTTCGGCAGCGAGATTTCAGGTACTCCCGCGGCAGACCGGTTTGATGAAGGCAGTACGGAATCGGGAACGCCAGGTAGCTGGTCGAAATGGGATGAGTTCTTAACGGACAAAAGCGGTGCTAAGCTGATCGATCCAAACACCCAGATAGTCGACGCGACCGCATTCGCGAATGCACAGACCGACGGCGGCCTGTTCGCAGGCCCCAACGCCTTTCTGGCTTTCGGATCCCAACCGAACCTGTTTGACGACCCAGACCAAAGCCATCTGGATGAAGCGACATTTTCGATGCCCACGAAGGACATGAACTTCATGATGAAACCCAATCGTGACTACGGCCCGCAAGAAGCCCGAACATGGAGCAGCCTTGAAATCGGCATCCTGACGGATCTTGGCTATTCGCGAGTGAGTGCGGTCCCCGAGCCGAGCACGTTCGCGGTGATCTTGGTCGGCATCCTGGCTGTCGAAACACGTCGTCGACGACGCGTACAAGTGGCAAGCTAGTTCGTAGCCGGTTGCAGCGTGATGCAAGGTGTTCTGTTGACCGCGGTACGTCGGATTGCTCGGCCATCGCGGTGCACACCTGCCCTAACCACGACTTGCAGCTGAAACACAACCATGCTGGTCGGTAGCCGCCGACGGCACGGCAAGACGCTGGATCGCAAAGACTGCTGCACCTCCCCTCAGCACTCCTTTCAACACTAGCGGGGCCGCTTGGCTATTTGGCCCAAGCGGCTTCGATCAAACTCGCTCTCCAGCGAAACGGCGTGCGATCCGTAGTTGCCCGCCCCGCACCCTCGTGAAAGTCGAACAGCGCGACCGTCGATTCCAAACTCGTTAGGTCTTCGATCGTCTGCGCCGGCCGGGGCAACGGTGACTTGGAAAGGCGAATGCGGCGCAGGTCCCCTGCGAAAAACCGCCCATTGCTTTCCCCCGGAAACAGATCCCTGGGAACACCACCAAAACACAGAACCGGATCGCTGGATTGAATCCGATACTCTAGCGGCCGGGTGCTGATCGGTTCCCCGTCTAACCAAAGTTTCAAATCCGTCCCTCGCCGCTGCGCCGCAACAACGCTGGTCTTGCCGAACACGATTTGCTGATTAGAAACCACCAGAGTCGATTCACCGTCACGCAGCGATGCAACGCCCCATTTTTGTCCGTTTGCGGTGAACAAGATCAAGCTTTCGGAACCTGTCCAGGTAACGATATTCGCAGGCACTGCCCCCATGCGTGGTGTCACCACGACTTCGATCATCGCGTCATCGCCGACGGGAACATCAAATTCGGGAACGATTGCGTAACTGCCGCGGCCATTGAAACGGACTGCCGATTCATCCCGATGGCCGGCCGTCCAGGCAGACGGCGACTGCGGTGCAACCCACCACCCCCCCAACCCGATCACCCCACAGGCTGCGACAGCCACGGACAGACGACGTGCAAGTCGTCCGCGGCGACCTGCACTGCGTGATCGATCTGGATCCGATCCGGCAGCGTGGTAACCCGACAGTTCGCTGACGACGTCGGCCATCGAAGCCGGTCGGTTGGCCGGATCTTTGTCCATCATGCGATGAACAAGTCGACTGATTCGGTCGGAGACGCGGGCCGCAGACGAGAGGTCCGATAGAGCAGGCGTTGGCGAATCGGCGTGCTTCAAGATCACATCGATCGGTGAATCGCCCGTGTAGGGAAGACGCCCACTGATCAGAAAGAAAAGCGTACATCCAAGGCTATAGATGTCGCTGGAGACGCCTGCTTGTTGCGGTGACCGAGCCTGTTCCGGCGCAAGAAACTCTGCGGTGCCCATCATGTGATGCGACTGCGTCAGCGGATCGGTTGACGAATCGCGATCCCGTTCCCAATCCAGTCGAGCGATTCCCAGGTCAAGGATTTTGACTTGCCCATCCGATCCGATCACAAGATTGCTAGGCTTTACATCTCGGTGAATCACGCCCGCATCGTGTGCGTATCCCAAACCCTGCGCCGCTTGAATTCCAATCTCGATGACTTCGGATTCAGGCAACGGCCCGCGTGCACGAACCGCGGCCGAAAGGGTTGCCCCTTCGACCCATTCGGTTACCAGGCACCATTCACCGTCGACGTCTCGCGCATCAAAAGCGGTGACGATATTTGGATGCGACAACGATGCCAGCGACTGAACCTCGCGTTTGAATCGTTTTCGTGCCACCGGATCTTGATAGACATGCCGCTGCATCAACTTGATCGCAACCTGACGCCCCATCAGGCTGTGCCGGGCCCGATAGACTTGCCCCATACCGCCGCTGCCGGCCAACTTCTCGATCACATAGTCGCCAATGCGGTGGCCGGGTTCAAACCGGTTCCCGGCAACCTGATCCGCAACGGTCCCATCGATAAGAGTGTCCACCAAAGATTTCGCCAGGGACGGAAATTCATCTTCATAGCCGCCCCGCTGAACCGGCAACCCAAACCTACGTCGGTACTGGATATCAAGTGCGACCAGTTCTTCGACCAACGTCCTAGCCACGTCCGGATCGCTGCGATCGACGGTATTCCAAAACTGCGACAGCGAAGCCGCGCGTGTCTGTTGCCACAGTTGTTCAAACTGGTCGCAGTAACGATTGACGACCATCATCTGTTCAGGCAACAAAGAATCGAATGCCGAAGGTGTTGGGTCAGTCACGATGGAACCGTGCCTCCCAGATCGCTTGGATGGTTTTCAACTTGCGTTGGACCGTGCGCGGCGAACAGCCCAACAATTCTGCAATCTCGCCCGCCGAGTTCCCTTCGATGCTTCGGATGGCAATGATCTGCAAATCATCGTCTTGCGTTTGCCGCAAGCAATCCAGCAGGCTATCGAACGTCTCCGATGCGGCCGCTAGGTTTGCCGGCGACGGTTCGCAGCTGCGCAGTTGCTCGATCGCCGGTTGGGTTCCACCACCGGCCGGGCTGCCGGGTGGATTCCGCTTGATCCGATTCTCGTATCGAATTTGGTCGACGGCTTTGTTCAGAGTGATCGTGACCAGCAGCGGCCATAGATTGACATCGTCTGGATCAATCGAAATGCGACCGGAGCGTACGCCGAGACAAAAACTTTTGAACGCGCTAAGGGCAACGTCTTCTTCGTCTCGACCTGCGGTGGAAGCGCCGACCAAGCGTTGCCGAGCCAATCGCACCATCCGTTGAAAGTACAGATCCCAAAGTTGGGACGTGAACTCGGGATCACCTTTTCGCAGCTTGGCATGCCAATCCGAAAATGCGAGATCGTCGAGGTTCGGATCGTTCGCGAAGGCATCCGCCACGGTCGTATCCGTCAATCCGGGATTCGAAAAAGGTTGCCAACGATCACGCCCAAACAAC
Protein-coding regions in this window:
- a CDS encoding ECF-type sigma factor, with protein sequence MTDTTVADAFANDPNLDDLAFSDWHAKLRKGDPEFTSQLWDLYFQRMVRLARQRLVGASTAGRDEEDVALSAFKSFCLGVRSGRISIDPDDVNLWPLLVTITLNKAVDQIRYENRIKRNPPGSPAGGGTQPAIEQLRSCEPSPANLAAASETFDSLLDCLRQTQDDDLQIIAIRSIEGNSAGEIAELLGCSPRTVQRKLKTIQAIWEARFHRD
- a CDS encoding PEP-CTERM sorting domain-containing protein (PEP-CTERM proteins occur, often in large numbers, in the proteomes of bacteria that also encode an exosortase, a predicted intramembrane cysteine proteinase. The presence of a PEP-CTERM domain at a protein's C-terminus predicts cleavage within the sorting domain, followed by covalent anchoring to some some component of the (usually Gram-negative) cell surface. Many PEP-CTERM proteins exhibit an unusual sequence composition that includes large numbers of potential glycosylation sites. Expression of one such protein has been shown restore the ability of a bacterium to form floc, a type of biofilm.); amino-acid sequence: MIRNKLVSGSDVNGASLDGYVDVNWGYAWELDPNTPAVAPGAGQTFDFYAAMFHEFTHALGFGSEISGTPAADRFDEGSTESGTPGSWSKWDEFLTDKSGAKLIDPNTQIVDATAFANAQTDGGLFAGPNAFLAFGSQPNLFDDPDQSHLDEATFSMPTKDMNFMMKPNRDYGPQEARTWSSLEIGILTDLGYSRVSAVPEPSTFAVILVGILAVETRRRRRVQVAS
- a CDS encoding serine/threonine-protein kinase, encoding MTDPTPSAFDSLLPEQMMVVNRYCDQFEQLWQQTRAASLSQFWNTVDRSDPDVARTLVEELVALDIQYRRRFGLPVQRGGYEDEFPSLAKSLVDTLIDGTVADQVAGNRFEPGHRIGDYVIEKLAGSGGMGQVYRARHSLMGRQVAIKLMQRHVYQDPVARKRFKREVQSLASLSHPNIVTAFDARDVDGEWCLVTEWVEGATLSAAVRARGPLPESEVIEIGIQAAQGLGYAHDAGVIHRDVKPSNLVIGSDGQVKILDLGIARLDWERDRDSSTDPLTQSHHMMGTAEFLAPEQARSPQQAGVSSDIYSLGCTLFFLISGRLPYTGDSPIDVILKHADSPTPALSDLSSAARVSDRISRLVHRMMDKDPANRPASMADVVSELSGYHAAGSDPDRSRSAGRRGRLARRLSVAVAACGVIGLGGWWVAPQSPSAWTAGHRDESAVRFNGRGSYAIVPEFDVPVGDDAMIEVVVTPRMGAVPANIVTWTGSESLILFTANGQKWGVASLRDGESTLVVSNQQIVFGKTSVVAAQRRGTDLKLWLDGEPISTRPLEYRIQSSDPVLCFGGVPRDLFPGESNGRFFAGDLRRIRLSKSPLPRPAQTIEDLTSLESTVALFDFHEGAGRATTDRTPFRWRASLIEAAWAK
- a CDS encoding TolC family protein: MTFPSDAKRSPRLIPPRGLSSIGLRSPTLLFAILLVHILLVHVVLFSGRTQADDPSSVSEGAVDTMTFAQFLAITQDDLIDSSSGATSDDPSDPDSLPDPTGSAPTGSADPNADRPQADSDRYSDDALMLADVIASVYRSYPEILRARQQAGLTSGEMLSARGAYDTKFLTYSLSEPTGFYENYRNGLKLARQNWWGGYVEAGYRIGRGYYQPWYKERQTDDAGEFKLSIAQPLLQGRAIDPQRVAVFQAALAQQSVGPAIQQALLGVSLEATTTYWQWVASGAALQAQRELLQLAEERGQQYEVGVEAGKFAEIDLILNQQLIAERSTKVLETERKYRETNFKMGLYLRDDLGRPIVPDDQWVPRRFPDIQAPPPSDFQTDLAAALTRRPEPQILQYEIRGIQLDRQLANNQMLPRFEFIAEASQDMGEPATKSDDKGEFELVIGFTSEVPIQRRKARGKIQSTTAKIAQTNEKLRLVRDKIGVELRTAYNSLMLSGQIVDQAEVSLRTVIETLDRYRFAFDRGKIDLIYLNLLETKANETEIKLIEAQQNWFAALAQMQIALGLDPLEQAMTVSSLPPSQLPTSLNLQDPKDQPAEALLKDWGLHDQKARQQAD
- a CDS encoding HlyD family secretion protein; amino-acid sequence: MISVFPSSDDFASMQLVRTGNWIRFVGRLTLLGLFLSIIAMLFLPWQQTASGVGTVVAVDPQNRPQPVRSPSKGVVEYVKPGLREGSYVEKDELLLRLSPFSVDGVSQIDTQIIAIESKEAAAWSGLEVAKQAVMLQESGGKSLTESLKQDLEAAKQKWEQSRNEVSSLEAELQDKRNQLRIAEDVADKGLVSREELFSKRQSVESQIAKVQKAQNAVHELSAALISKEEEIESKLQDIAIKNRSAEQKVLESMQKINTIEKEVLDLRNKRGELDRLEVRAPRSGRIQEWYGVEGSDTIKEGDQLFVIVPDTEVLAVEMKVSGNDMPLIREGAQVRLQFEGWPAVQFVGWPSVAVGTFGGKVNRVFPTDDGRGNFRVLVTPENHFDRENGWPDDRYLRQGVRANGWVLLNRVPLGQEIWRQLNGFPPVVSRQEPYQPKEKSTKVKLPKA